The Branchiostoma lanceolatum isolate klBraLanc5 chromosome 1, klBraLanc5.hap2, whole genome shotgun sequence genomic sequence ATGGCGACCAGGTTGTACGGTAACTACCGCTGGAAGCGCCACCGCTGCTCGGAGGGCACGCACGTGTGCCCCGTGTTCGACGTGCACTACCTGGGCGTCATGCCGGCGAACGGCGAGGTCGGCAGGGGCGCCATCGAGGAGCCCGTGGACATGTTGTTCGAGGAGGGTGTTGGCCGCAAGCTCGAGCCCTTGACCGTGAGCCTGTGTAGCCACGGGCTGAAGCTGAAACAGGAGCGCGGGCCGTTCCAGCGCAACAAGCAGGCAGTCTTCCCCATCCACACGGTGACGTACGGGGCGTCGGACCGGATCCACCCGAACGTGTTCGGCGTGGTGGTTCGGAACGGGCAGATGGAGGGCCTGCTGCAGTGTCACGCCTTCTTCTGCGACTCTCACGAGCTGGCCAGGGTCATGACCTTCTGGCTGACGATCGCGTTCAAGGAAGCGTTCGAGACGTGGCAGAAGGCGAGGATCCCCGTCAACAGGCCCAGGAACCCGGGGGTACTCATCGAGGAACCGCTAGGTGTGAACGATGAGCGCGCGCTCACCAACTGCTTTGGACTCTTCAAATTTGACAGGCAGAGCAGGAAACCTTTACAGTATTCTGTGTATGAACCTTCTCTGTATGAAAGTACGGATTTTCAAGACACGACAGCGCGCCCCTCCTCTGCACCGAGGACCCTCGCCCACCCTGCCACGAACCCTTTCCAAACAGGACCTATGGACAGTCTGAGAAGCGTTCGGAACCCGCTACGTTCTCGTGTCCCCTTCATGAAGTCGGCTTCCCTGGACAACATCCCCGAACACACATGGGTGAAATATGAATACAGCGGAGCCAAAGACGCCATGCTGGGCCCGGTCCCCAACAGAGGATCGCAACAGGAACTGTCGCCTAGGAGCCCCAACTTTCCTCAAGGTGGAATTCACCAAAGGTCAGCCAAGGTCATGTCTAATGCCGTGGAGCCCCATCACTATAACCCAGGGGCACCCAGGGGCCCACCGCAAGAGATCCACAGGGTTCATGCCGTCTACGGCCGGCCCCCGGGAGAGAACCAGGACCGAGTGGAGCAATTCGAACTCCAGGGCGGCAGTTTCCCTATTTCCCCGACTAGAACGGAGTTTATCACACCAGAAGGTTTGAAGGTGACAGTAGAGAAAACGCGGTTCTACAACTGGAGGAGGGCCAAGAGTGTCGAAGACCTACATCCGGGCCCTTCTGACAATGACCAGGGTTCCCCAGAGCGTGTTAAGTACCAGAATAACAGGACCTTTCAGCTCGTGGGCTTTGAGACGGTCGGGACAAAGCGAGACGTCCCCCATTCGTCTCCTCAGAAGGTGGTGGACAATACAAATCATCACATCAGGGGCCCGGGTAAGGCAACTTCTCTAGAGAACATCAGTCGCACCCGGTGGACCACTGTGCCAGAAAGCCCGTACTCATCTATTTCTAAGAAGACGTTTTCCGAGATTGACTTCAGGCACGTGAACTCAAACGGCCCACCGAAAAGCCCGGTCAAGGCTAACACCAGGAGAAACGCGACGCCACGGCACGAGCTTAGATCCAGCCCGACCAGAACTGAAGTCAAACAAGTCCCGCTGCACGCGGATGTCATCAGAAAAGTAGAGGGCAGACCCGCAGACAAGTTGAACAGCGGGCGTGCGCAGACCAGACCGAGCGCCGATTTTGATTCAAATACCGCCAGACACGCCGTGAAAAAGGTCGACAAGCTTGACAATGGCCCGGAACAAAAGGCGTCCAATGGCAACCATGAAGCCTTCACCCGGTCCCCCGTTCTGAATCATGACAACACCCGCAGATCGCAGAGGAGGCAGTATCGGGTGCGGTTTGAAGACGACGCCGACAGAGCCAGAGAAAAGGACCAGATGTTCGGGAGGAGGGAGCAGCAGCTGCCGAGGCCCAGCCAGGTGAACCCCGAGGTGGATCCCGAGGCCATGCGGGGGAAGCTGCCCGTGGCCGTGGCAGTAGCCGAGATGACGGACTCCGGGAACGCCAGCGACGAGGAGTCCGAAGATAGCTGGTTGTAGATGCATACGGAACACCTGTTTAATGACTCCTATGTTTGTTGCAAGGACAGATTTATGTTAGAGACAATGGATCCTCTTGGTACTAGTAGTCATCCTTTATGGAAACAGTGGGTAATGAATAACAAATGACAGGTGAGCACGTATCAGAGCACACGCAGGTGAGGTGTTCAAGGTCTTGTCAGTTCACGTGATAGCATAAGCATCGATCTGTAGTAAAAATGTCATCCACCTGACAACTGTCATAACATGATGCTCATAGTGAGGAGATGCTTAACGATACGATATTCATGACTAAGAATCCCATTACTTACTTTACCACTACGTGTAGCGCTTTGCATTGTGTTCTTAAGTAACTGTATTTGGGACGACAAGCTACTTATGTCAAACGATCCGTCCGTTAAGACTGAAGTTATTTGAGCCTTGGGAATAAAGAAAATATCGTATGTTTATACCAACTCGTTATTCATCATCAACGCTTGAATAAAGCATGGTTTGTAAAGCTTGCCACGCAACACATCAGTCATGTCATTCTTTGAAAAAGCCAAAGTCATGTTTTCTTATCCCAGGACCGATACTGTATTATGTGATGTAGttaggctagggtcacatttccaagccggggcccggccgggcagcttgcgggaataaaaagtatgatatatacgacaacaaaacacacaaaacgttttagATAATGATCACGAGCATGATTTGTATATGTTTCTTGATATGCACTTTTATTTTCGTTCCTGCGCAAACATCCCGACCGGGCCTCGGTTTAGAGATGGCCTCCGTCAATGTCATTGAGAGATTGAAAGATAATGACATGCACTTGTAATTGTGAAAACAAAGATTCAGCAAACATACTGATTACAAGAAATCATGCCTATTTCTCCATTTCAGGCGAGTAATAAATCTTACGTAAACGTTTGCTAGCGCTCATTGTGTCTTATTCTAACGATGTTTTATATTGATTTACGAACTCCCGTTTCATAGAACGTGTGAGTATAATCTACATAACAACAGAAGTGAATAACCTTTCGTACAATGGTAGGCTCCAGTATATTACTCAGTCTATCATGCGGCACAATGGATCTTGTGACAACCGTTTATCTTGTTGGCTCTGGTACTATCACAGGCAATACGCTTTTCATTCGACCACCCGGGGGTTGTTTTTAAATCATTGGTCATTATCGTAAACTACTGGCTCTGTTTAAGTCCATTAGTTCATTTATAAAGATTGACGGTACTTTGAAAAGCAAAGAGAAAATGAAATGGTGGTGAAAACGGGTGTTGCCTCACTTATTTGATTGTTATTAGATGTCATTCCGCGCATCACACACTAAGAGGATAATGCATAAATGAGAGATGGGGCGCCTTTTGGTATTTTGGCTCTAGGAATGAATCGATGGCTTCTGAGAGATTGAAACCTCCATGTGTATTCCATGGCAATCAATATCTTACTTATGTCCAATTGTTTTAGATGCAAAGAAATAAATCTTAAGAATCTGCCATATCCTGATTTATATATAACAATATCGTAAATTGCCATACTTGGTGTACTTTGTCTCTCGAGCCAATATAGATTCCAATAACCGATCAGTTTTcgttatatatataacgttgtaTTTATATATAAACGGTGCTTTATCCATTGGTATTTGTCTGGGACAAACAATGCAGTACTGTCATACCATATACACACTGGGCGTGTCAATGATCGCATGATAACTGAAACTAATACTAGTACTTATGCACTTTGACCAAAGGTCCTCAGAGTCCGTGGTTTGTTGTCCTGTTATACGTCGTCGCCAGAGGTCGTAGCTGAGCGGTTTGTTCAGACTTTAGTCTAGGGTCCTGTTAAGTTTAGCCGTCTGCGGTTTGCaacccgaccaatcgatcgctttgaaactcagatttcaATCAgacatgacccgacaaatcgctttctaagttgcgttaacgactaaatctgacaaaacaaactcgccagtgagatgctggaaggtgtcagctttcaaaagatgttttcagattgataaTTTTGGTACTTTGGAAGTAGAAAGgatccgcgatttaacgtttaaagaaaaatattttcccGTTGTTCTCCGGAGACGGGGTAACATATGTTGGGGGTAATAAAGAACGCTGCACGGATACTATTAGGAGGAAATCAAAGGACTGGTGCCGTTGAAGGGTCACAATCCTCCCCTCTGATGTGTGTCATTTCAGAGCTGTAGATTGCCAATTCATCACATGGCGGCGCTTTTACAATTTCATGACCAGTGCAATTGATGCAGGTGAACTGTGACTGTGAGTTATGGTCTTCGATGTTAGAACAGTTTAGGGCTAGTCTTCAATATTGTTTAAATCCTAAACTTTGATAGAATACTGATAAATGTCACAATGATAATCCGTTTTCTTCATTCTTTTCTACACTTCATGTATCTTGTAAACATCGGTACACGACAATGCAAGTCAAAATGCTAAAGTTCCCTCCCAGAAAAAGAACCCGTTCTTAAGAAAAACAGCCCGTTTGAAAACACACTACATAGTCATTATGGACAACAGATGGTCTATAATTAAGAGATTTCGTCTCCATTGACAACGCAAAAGTCGTTTGTCTGCTGAGTcgaatgacgtcatcaagatGGCGAATCAGCAATGACAGATCATCCGGAACAACACGCGAGCTTGTTTGTCGACATGCGGGAGCTCACGGCGTCCACTTTCCGTCAGATAATCACGATCTTCCTGCTGTGATGTGAGTTGCGTGTACTGGTGTAACCGCAGGATCTTCCCCTGATCTGTGATTGATCTCAGACCAGTTCCCGGGGTGCTCTCTGCACGGTTCCTTGATCCACACTCCGCACGAATACGCCACTTCGCTGGCAGAATAGATGCCCAAGATATCGTGTCGGGGCACTTTAGGTTCATCCATGACAGATGCGACAGATTTGTGCTTATTACGTAGTCAAGTAGGTAGTTTAGTCTCAGTGTCATTTATCTAGTTATTCACGTAAACAATTTTGACAGTAAACTACTGACTCATTGTCTTACAGACTTTGTCTCGTTAAAACGCTTGAATATACCACTTCATTGGCGAACTTGAAGCCCGTGCTATATCTCAGGGCACATTATCTTAACGTTCATCCCCTGATAGATGGGGCAAATTTGAGATTATTACTTGAGTAGGTAGTTTTATTTTCCCATGCAAGTAAGCAATTTTGACAATAAATCACTGCCTTATTTACTTACACAGTAAAAGTTTGTCTCGTtaatagaagtttattgcaagttcgtgcccgtgggctaattgcaaatacatgataaaaacataggaaaaacatacatgcgtcagtaaactgtgtctgactttgctgtaacaataggttactggtactatatacaattgttggctatatctaaattagctgggtttgacttcttttttggaagcagtggaagacgaaaagtcccactttttctagtacttgtgggttctgtgatttcaagagaaaggtagctttttgttcatccgtgagtgtgcaaaagtagggatatttcgtgataacttgtttaaataattcggttctttcgtcgctgttaaatatacacttggaaataaaatgtgtttcgtcttccaccgccttggacgtacagtatttacaaattctttggcacactggtaaactcttatatcgtcctctctctacttctagggagtgagcactaattcttaatttgctgatggccgagcgcgactcaaaatcagcaagttctaggtacctctctctagtgtatacagatttacaagttttataaaatctcaGTTTACCTGTATCGGCACTTAGATTATGAAGGAATGTCTGGATATACATATCAGAAATTCTGTTCCTTATCAGAGTACATACATATTTGGGGTCACAGAGTGAACTATCAGAGTATAAGAGATATGAGTAACCGCTACAATCAAGGATTTCTTTAACTCgctgtaacaatgtttttctacggCTATTAGTATGTGCAACAGAGCTATGCTGAAATAGGAGTGCGTCTCTCTGCAATGGGTGCGTAGCGATGTCCAATGCCACTTCGCTGTCAGACTTGAATCCGGCTAAGTTATCAATAGATGCGACAGATTTGTGCTTATTACGTACTCAAGTAGGTATATACTACGTCGCAGCGTAATTTATCTATTCACGTAAACAATCTTGCTTCATTTTCTTACAGAGTTTGTCTTGTTAAGGCCTTGAATATGCCACTTAGCCAGCTGGCGGACTTGGATCCCATGCTATATCTCAGGGCACATATATGTCTATCTCCTGACAGCTGTGATATATTTTAGCTTATTACGTATTTAAGCAGGTAGTTCTGCGTCACACCTTAATTTACGCATTCACGAAAACAATTTTGACAGTAAATTACTGCCTCATTTTCTTACAATTGGTCTCTTCACAATGTCTGTCTTTTCACATGCCATTTTAGCAAATGTCAAGTTTATTATCATGTCATTGTCAGTCAGCCATCCATCAAAAGACTGCATTTAGAATTAGAACGGTAATCACGGAAAAATGCAGCTTTTCATTTTAGTTAAAGGAGCCCAAATCCATTCCAGAACATCTACTTACTCATATTAGCACctttctatcatgatttcatactggcgtttaaaaagagcacagaaacaagccagcCAGACGAGGAGTCCTTCATGTATATTTGGACCACCAAAATCAGTgcccagattttcaatgagttctcaccaCATAACGACATCGCAActttgctccatgaaggtcgatatgcaatggggtAGTGTTGCTATGTATAGAAaggactagaaaattgaattgaatacgACTTCCAACGTTCTAGCTCCTTTTCAAGCAGTGTAGCTAAAAAAATTCAACTCAGGAAAACTCAACAAATGTGTTATCTGCAAATAtctctagaaaaaaaatcacccgATTGTCCGCAACAAAGCATTGTCTATTGAACAGGGGTTAAGAAGATGTATATCTGTCCTTGGGTCGACTGGCAGGTGTTACAACACAAGTTGAAAAGGTTGAAAATCGGTATGGACCGAACTCATTCTCCGGAAAATAAGATAGCTGCCAGGCAAGATTTGGAAACTTTTGATTTAGTATCCTTATAAACAACTCCTATATCTCTGTAAACGAGTCGTAACTGTTAATGTGTATGATCTAATGTTGTTCCCTAGGATTTCTCTTCGTTGCGTGTCAAACATTATTCACTGTATAAAATGTAGTAAGATACTATATTCTTATATGTCACTGTAATTGTACTTCTGCTTTATCACCGgtaccatgacctgtacttagcgcTTAACAGTATAAACATATGTTTTTAACAATAAAtgggtctttcattcatttgttattACTTTTTTTGTATAAACGTATTAGTTAAgcaaaaaatgtacaagaaCACCTCATCTAaaaataaggccacagcaagtaatttttatggatgacatcagcgcgctcattaattttcgcctgatttcgaaataaaaaacaagaaatttcattgccctacgacagtggtcaacatgccaaatatgggcaaatatgtcgtaaacgttgacagtctaaaatgtttcattgcatatgaatacccagtgtagttcctgcccatgctggtatgacaagctgttttctgactttgttctagttaattgagctgtatacacattttcaagaacagtttaatgttgacaatctaaggtgtttcgttgcatatgaatacccagtgtagttcctgcccatgatggtataataacaaactgtttgctgcatttgttctagcaaggacattatataaataatggggggggtctagttaattgagctgtatacacaaggcgtttcatcgcatatgaaaacccagtgtagttgcttcagatgatggtacaacaagctcttttctgcattttttgtagttagtctattgagatgtaaacacatctacaaggacatgtttactgttgaatcaaggaggttttatattatatatgaaacctcattggttgaatacagaaataaaagacctgttggtcatgatatcatatttcgtcgcctcaattcttgtttaacaagatttatgatctcaaaatttgaaaatataggaatcttctttttttttgcccgccttgtttttttccaccctatctcattaattttggagtctgcggaggatgtcatccataaaatttacttgctgtggcctaataattgatttcgagatttttttaaCAGCGTACATTGGCAAAATCCACTCCGATTGGGTGCTAttactttttaaacttttaaatcTGTGAAAAGGATTTTTATTTCTGCAAACATTTAGTTGACATTATCAACAGAGCGTGTAGTATTTACTTCAAAGATCTTtacaaaagaacaaagaaacGTTCTTGGCCGTGGAAGCGGCTATATAATGAGCTTAAAAGTCTCGTACAAAACAGATGACTGAACAGATGTCACACCGAGTCACTCTCTATCGAGTGTAATCTTCGAACAGATGTTTACTTAAAGTATCTTCCTGACGCTTTTTCTCTTTTGAATTCTCTTTAATTTTGCTTGGAGGCGACCACATGGTAAAATGGCATTGGAGGGTATAATTCAATCTCTTACCGCTAAAAAGAAACGCCATAGCAACACTTCTTTATCCTTTCGCGCCATATTACTttggttttgttgttgtgtggagACCGCGTGTTGCGTAACAATTGAAAGCGTGCCACAGAAATCACTTCAGATTCAATGCTCTCAAATCGAACCATCGTATTTCCCCTTTTACCTCTGGGGGCGTTTTGGAGAACGCGTTTCGGCTAGACGTGCTTCGCATATCGCACTTAGAACGTCTAAAAGCCGTAGTTAAGGCTGGAAGAATGGTACTTGTGTTATTACTTGTGGGCAGGTGGGCAGGCTACCTGTTAAGAATGACAATTATCCCGACAACGTTAGCCTGGGGCGTCCTTCAGAGCTGTCTAAACATCACTCccgcttgtttacatttttctcACCTTTACCGATAAGGACTGATTCGTCGGTAAACACGCTACATTTACATAGAGATAGCGTTTGAGTAATTTTCCGTCAGCTGGTGTGTCATGTGCTGCCATGTTGTCAGGTTATGAAATAGGTTAATGTAAGCATCACCCGTAACGCGCCTCTTGGACGGAGCCCAATAATACAGGCGGCTTGGAGATGTCTGATTTATCCAGGAGAATCCCCGCGCTATTATACCGGGCTCCGAACGTGCGTGCAAATGGCAGACCCAAACATATTGGCTTTTGTGACAGCCAAACGCGACCTGAAAGGTGTTTACACATACATGCCTTCACATCTGCTAGAACTAATCGCGCGGATATTTCGCCTGAAGGGACGTCCCCAAAAAAATGGCGCCAAAAAGAGAGACAACGCTTTGCTATCACAAAGAAGGTTATAAAGTCATAGGCAGAATGCCCTGCCATGTCCTATCCCTCTTCATTACTGAATATGTTATCGATTTTGTCATAACTGTAGGAGATAAGGTACAGCTGTTGTCGGTATACGTATCGTCGTATATTTCAACAACGTCACAGCAGAcgacacacatgtacacctgtGTAGTAATGTATGCCCCCATCCTGTGATATCGCGAGGATCATGCACGTATCTAGGCTGTGATGTGACCCCCGGGCACAGGGCCTGGTTTTTCTACATTCTGCTGACGTCACTAATATTCATCGCTCTTACATGATTGGATGATACACGTTATTGTCTTTGTCGCCCTTTTCTTTTGTGCTCGGGCCTCCGTCGGTGGGCGGAGCCTGCGCGAAAGAGGGGCCGAGGAGACGCGAATCAGCGGCTAACAACGGCGCTGCGTTTTTTCGCATTCCATTCCTATCGCACTACGCACCTAGATGCCGCCTCATTACACACACCGGACCAACGGGTTTTTGCGCAACGGAGGATTTTCAGAAGAGACAGCAGAGACAAACATGGCGTACTCGCCGACGAGGAGAATATCGGGGTACGCCACGGACACGACCGACGATGCCATCTGCCCGATTTTTCACGTGCGGTACCTGGGCCGCGGGCCCGTGGCGGCGGCGGGACGGGACTACGTGTCGCCGATCGTGGATTCACTATTCCGACAAGCCGCCAGGAAACATCTGCCAAAGACGACACTGTTTATCTCCGCCCAGGGCATCAGGGTGGGCCAACCTCGCGGAGGAAGGAGCGCCATTCCCGTCAGCTTTGTGCCCATACACGACTGCCTGTACGGAGCGGCCGACAGGATACACAAGGAGGTGTTTTCTATCGTTGTCAAAGGGACGGGTCGGGGCAACCCTTTCGAATGTATGTCGTTTGTGTGCCATAAGTCTGCCCATTCTACCGCGCTAGCCCTCTGGTTAAACAAAGCTTTTAAGGAAGCGTACGAAGTGTGGCAAACGCAGACTGTCAGGCCGGCAGATCCCAGAGGGATCGAGAGAAATGTCCGACGGAACCCGTCCTTCCAACATCAACCACCGAGACCTGTGCCTGTGGAGGATCAATACGCGGCGTACAGCTCTGTGGATAGGGGCCAACGTAGGTATCAGAGGAGCAACTCCGAGTCTGTGTATGTTAATGGCGACTACCGCAGCGAACCTTTGGGGGAAGGGTTGTTGTATAGAGGGGGCAGCAATCGGTACTCTGCGGCACCCCCCGCATACCCGCCACAGAAAAGGAAAGATTCCGAAAAGGAAGGGTCTGGCTTTGGTAGTTTCTTCCGAAGATCGAAAAGAGGGTCGGAAAGGGGGTCGCGAGAGGTGGTATACACGCCGCCCGACCACGACAGCACCAAGAACTCTCCCAGGAGAAGCTCGTTTTCACTGCCTGACAAGGCTCCGTGGAAGAAGCGGGAGAAGAAAGACGAgaaggagaaaaagaagaaggacAAGAAGAAGCACGAGGACTTGTACACGCCGCGAGGTGAGCGTTTTGTGTACAGAAATCCGGAACTAAGTTATAGTGTGGAAAcccttgatgacgtcagcatACAGTCAGAAGACAGAGGGCGATCGGGACGGAGATATCTTAGGAAACAGCGAACTCAGAGCGAGGAGAGAGAGAAACCTCCGTCCCCTGTAGCGAAACGCCCCCTCTCCCATCTGCTGCAGCCCACACCCTTCACTGTAGCGCTGGAGAAAAAGGCTTCACCCGAACCAACTAAGAGGGAAGCTCAGATCCCCAAGAAACGGACTTCGAACGAGAAAAGTCTCTCGGACGAGCGGAGACAACCCCCGAAGAAACCGAGCCCTCAGCCAACCTTGGAAACACATTCTGTCCCTCCCCCTCCTCTACAGCCAGCTCCCAAAAGACCTGAAGAACCCAAGCCACAGCAAAACGGTGAGATTGACTTTTCTGGAATCGTAGATACGGACGCTTTCATCGACGACGTCTTCGATGGCATAGATTATGATATCTTCAGCGACGACGACCAAAAACAGAAACGTGCCCGTGACAATTCTGAAGAACACGCGTCCGAGAAAGCCCGCGACGCCTCGAACAAGGAAAACTGGCCGGACTTTTCCACGGCCTACATTAGCCCAACTTCGGCGCGAGGGAGCCAGGACATACCGAGGTGGACAAACATCTTCGGTAAGACCCCTCCCCCGGGGATGTCGCCAGAGTCGGGGGCGAAGTTCTCGCAGTATCAACCCAAAGCCCTTCGTGGCGACGCGGCCGACGTCTCCCGAGCGGACGTAGAGAGAGCCCGACAACAGCCGACAGGGTCCGAGAGAAAACGACATGATTCCGAGGACGATGGATATACCTCCATCGTGGTGAAAGAAAACGAGGCACCTGTAAGGTATTCTCAAGCGCTAAACGACTATGAACAAGCTTCGCGCGGCAAACCCAACGGTGTCATCAACAACCACTACGATTCCAAAGGATCCGGGGACGTTAAGAACTTGTATAACCTGGTAGGCTCTAAATCATTCTGGGAAACTAGGGTAGACATGGGGAAAAGTATGCTGTACTGAATATAAAAACGAACTCTACACCCGCCATATTCGCACATGAAGTTTCATGTGATCAAACCATTACCTCAGTGTTAAATGTACGGAAAACGTATCTGTCTTACACttacatatcatattcataacttttgtaatactttttttcagactGCACTGTCGGTGACTTAATTGTAGATATATGATATTATTTGGCGGCTTTTTAAAGAGATCATTTGCAGATATTTCCTCGCGTTACGTCAAAGATGGAGGCTTATATAGACTCGTTAATTATGCATGTAGTTTTGGTGTCATTCGAGATATGATGTCGCATGCAGGGAGATTTCGGTGTTGGGTCTCAACTGGTCATGGACAAAAAGTCAAAACATCGATGACTGTATCAAGGTTCTGTTTAAATGCAGGGCGGCGCTTGCTCATGCAATTGTGGATGGTAATAGGTTATCAGGTAACGCCCTGCCCTTTGACCTCTATTGGTTGGACTGTATCTTCTATGTTTGCTTCATTTGCATGCTGTCAAATTGCTATCAGCATTGGGATCACTTCATTTTGCCTTTTGTTAATGCTTTAATCCTAAATATCTGCATTTATACTTGTGGCATTGTTTCTATTGAAGAACCCAGAAGGCGAATCTTTGGTTACACCAAAATTGCCATAATTTATCTAATCATAAGTTGCATAATGTGTTCATACATGCTACTGCATTTTAGTAGATTGTAATATAGATTCTTTTTGGCAAACTTGCACTGCGAGACCAAATGCGCTGCCAGTCAATCTCTTTTATACAAAGTTAACGCATTTTGTCACTGATTAACCCACATTTTATGAGCAAAACTAGGTTACTACAGATAAGCGTCAGACAATgttgaatatgtatatatacggTAACCCATCATGAAGGGCTTCCTactttatttgtttatgttGTCCACATTGGGAGGATTTTATATACAAAGaatatctgattttttttagcgACGCATACAACTTGTTGTATCATTTGTACCACACGGAAGAGTGAGAGACAAACGCTCTACATTTCCATTAAAGTTGACTTAACTTGTCGTA encodes the following:
- the LOC136446646 gene encoding uncharacterized protein, whose translation is MAMATRLYGNYRWKRHRCSEGTHVCPVFDVHYLGVMPANGEVGRGAIEEPVDMLFEEGVGRKLEPLTVSLCSHGLKLKQERGPFQRNKQAVFPIHTVTYGASDRIHPNVFGVVVRNGQMEGLLQCHAFFCDSHELARVMTFWLTIAFKEAFETWQKARIPVNRPRNPGVLIEEPLGVNDERALTNCFGLFKFDRQSRKPLQYSVYEPSLYESTDFQDTTARPSSAPRTLAHPATNPFQTGPMDSLRSVRNPLRSRVPFMKSASLDNIPEHTWVKYEYSGAKDAMLGPVPNRGSQQELSPRSPNFPQGGIHQRSAKVMSNAVEPHHYNPGAPRGPPQEIHRVHAVYGRPPGENQDRVEQFELQGGSFPISPTRTEFITPEGLKVTVEKTRFYNWRRAKSVEDLHPGPSDNDQGSPERVKYQNNRTFQLVGFETVGTKRDVPHSSPQKVVDNTNHHIRGPGKATSLENISRTRWTTVPESPYSSISKKTFSEIDFRHVNSNGPPKSPVKANTRRNATPRHELRSSPTRTEVKQVPLHADVIRKVEGRPADKLNSGRAQTRPSADFDSNTARHAVKKVDKLDNGPEQKASNGNHEAFTRSPVLNHDNTRRSQRRQYRVRFEDDADRAREKDQMFGRREQQLPRPSQVNPEVDPEAMRGKLPVAVAVAEMTDSGNASDEESEDSWL
- the LOC136446660 gene encoding uncharacterized protein translates to MPPHYTHRTNGFLRNGGFSEETAETNMAYSPTRRISGYATDTTDDAICPIFHVRYLGRGPVAAAGRDYVSPIVDSLFRQAARKHLPKTTLFISAQGIRVGQPRGGRSAIPVSFVPIHDCLYGAADRIHKEVFSIVVKGTGRGNPFECMSFVCHKSAHSTALALWLNKAFKEAYEVWQTQTVRPADPRGIERNVRRNPSFQHQPPRPVPVEDQYAAYSSVDRGQRRYQRSNSESVYVNGDYRSEPLGEGLLYRGGSNRYSAAPPAYPPQKRKDSEKEGSGFGSFFRRSKRGSERGSREVVYTPPDHDSTKNSPRRSSFSLPDKAPWKKREKKDEKEKKKKDKKKHEDLYTPRGERFVYRNPELSYSVETLDDVSIQSEDRGRSGRRYLRKQRTQSEEREKPPSPVAKRPLSHLLQPTPFTVALEKKASPEPTKREAQIPKKRTSNEKSLSDERRQPPKKPSPQPTLETHSVPPPPLQPAPKRPEEPKPQQNGEIDFSGIVDTDAFIDDVFDGIDYDIFSDDDQKQKRARDNSEEHASEKARDASNKENWPDFSTAYISPTSARGSQDIPRWTNIFGKTPPPGMSPESGAKFSQYQPKALRGDAADVSRADVERARQQPTGSERKRHDSEDDGYTSIVVKENEAPVRYSQALNDYEQASRGKPNGVINNHYDSKGSGDVKNLYNLVGSKSFWETRVDMGKSMLY